A segment of the Bactrocera neohumeralis isolate Rockhampton chromosome 3, APGP_CSIRO_Bneo_wtdbg2-racon-allhic-juicebox.fasta_v2, whole genome shotgun sequence genome:
tttctttaccatacttctgtccagatcgtcgtatagacaatgcatgggtttcccaatgttgacaacgttttcgggtgttagccgTGCACCATTCTCGGCAATCTCGTTCACTATTTCATTACCTTCGATggctttgtggcctggcacccagaaGAAGTAAAGTTCCTTGcctctggcaacactttccacttcTGCTCGGcttcccaaaacacttctggacatatgcgatacgaggttactgccttgattgttGCTTGGCTACGTAGAAGTTGACTTTGgtattgcctgcaggtgcattagagggcATCTCCggggctttcgcaatagcaaaaacctcagcttgaaatatactgcagtggtccgggaACTTAAAAGGCtgtcttatgcctaactctgaaCAGTATATTCCCtcaccaactccatcgtccattttcgagccatccgtatagatgtttagagttTTGCGCatagctaacatacctttacgccagtcaacttttctttgttttctttgaaccatctttcccagttgaaaagtgggttaTCGAGTATGCAAAAATATGGAGCAAATTTTACACTAAATTCCGAAATTTTTGCATTCATCGAAATCAACCACTACCATTTGAATATCTCTATGCGAACAATGTTTCGGACATTCCCTTTCCATTCACCAAAAACTTATTATGTAGATACAATCgtcaattaattaataaatattttcgtttagATTCCAAAGATCTGAGTCCAGCTGACTTAACAGATGACCAACAGCACTCAGCTCGTGAAGATCATCGGCTTGAAGAGACTGACATTGAAATGGAAGAAGATACAGATACAAGAGAGAACGACAATCGAATACTTGCTATAAATCCACATCGAATATCGCCGATTAGAAGAGAAGAAAGTACACCGAGTCGTCCACCTAGTGTGGCCATATCAAATGGTTCAAATTCGCTGGACGCATTTCACAATGTCAACGATCATATTGTACACAAAATCGAACTAAATATAGAACGTGAAAAACTGAgagatttaaatgaaattagtaTCGAATCaacttcaataaattcaaaCGACATACGTCCTGCCAGCAGCAGCCCACATAAGGACGAACTGGCCGGCAACGAGACACCACCGATGTCTTCACCAACAAGCGTACTACCAAAATTGCGCCTAAATGCACTTTTGGCTTCCGATCCGGCCTTGAAACCGGATGCAAAAGACCTAAAAGTCTTACACGAAGAGACGCAAACGAAAAATCGACTCGCACAGCTACCACCGCCACCGGCGCTTACCAAGCACGAAGATATGGACACTTTAATGAGTGCGCCAGTAGTTAATGTCGTGGAACCGGTGCTGAAAACGTCGTCAGTTGGCGCTTCATCATCACCAGCTGCCACAGCGGATATCCCACCACGCCTGAAATTGTTCATGTGCTTGCCCTGTGGCATACACTTCAGCTCACCCTCAACATTGGAAGCGCATCAGGCCTACTATTGCTCGCATCGGTAAGTAAATATATTGACCGAGGAGGGGACAATGGAGTTAATAAACACTTCTTTCATTGTTGCAGTAATAAGGACATGGAGTCTGACGGAGCTTCGCTGTCCACAGCTATTACCGAAAAAACTGGCACATTGAATGCTAACACGCCCAACGCTTCTAGTGGTACCATCAATATCGGCGCAGGCAATAACGGTAGCGAACACGTCGCCAAAGCCATCAAGACGGGGAAACAATATGCATGTACACAATGCTCTTACAGCGCGGACAAGAAGGTCTCCCTCAATCGGCACATGCGCATGCATCAAACATCGCCCGCGCATAGTAGCACCGCGCCACCATCAAACGGCGCCGCCACATTAGATGAGGGTGGTTCTAGTCAAGTGAGTCAGTTGTTGGTTGCTAGCGCCAATGATCTAGCCTAAGTCCAAAAACTTTTGAATGTTCCAAGAAAcgctttataattttaaaatttttatgtttcagcAAACGGATCGTTACTGCAGCGATTGTGATATTAGATTCAATAATGTAAAGACGTATCGCGCACACAAGTTGCATTACTGCAGTTCACGCCGCAATGAGGGGTAAGAAGACcgcaaaatttttagttaaaaatacaCCAAACATTCTCTTCCATACTCCAGACAACTAACACCCAAGTTGGAAGTAAGCACCGCTAATGTAATTAAACCCCCGGTAGGTGCGGCTGCCATCAGCCCTCAGACGCGCACAAAGACGCCGACGCCAGCTATGGTGGCCGCGGCCGCTGCGGCAGCTGCTGCTGCAGCCGCATCGTTGCAAGCATCACCGCCACAACCATTTCTGGCTTTACCCACCAATCCAATATTGATAATCCCGTGCTCGTTAATACGAGCGGCGAGCTGGATACCGGGACCACTGTAAGTAATGCTTAACTTAATTTTACAATTGTACAAGTACTTCATATAATATTGGGGACTCTATAAAAGGTACTAAGTGTTGTTTCCATTAAATATTGATCCCTCAGCTCATCAGCATCAGCGTCCATTTCAAACCCTGATACCACCTGCTATATGTTGGACAACGGTAACTTGAAGCCATTAGCCACGGCTTTGAATATGGGTGGATTAAATGCCAATACTGCGGCGAATAATAATAGCGCAGCTGCAAGCGCAAACATTCCACAAATGCCGACGGTCGAAACACCGCCGGTTCGTCAACCTTCGCAACCTAACAGCGACGTGCTTCCTGTGGAGAAAAATACTGGACGTAGTAGCGATCGCAGTGAGACCTCAACGCCAAAGCGAAAAGATGGTGCGCGGTAAGTACAGTGTATTTAAAAAGTAAGCCCTTAAGGTTCTGACGAATACTCGAATACCGAACACTGGAATACCAGATATTTCGTAGACTATAGTATGAGCATTCCAAAGCAAGCGTTTACAAATCTAACCGCATAGATTTATGTTGGTATGAAgtcaaattatataattatacagCAGTAGTTCTTCTAAGTACCTGATGAATCAGGTCAGAGAACCTTCAAAATTTACCAAATGGTCGAAGTACTACGTCATTCCCAAAGATAGAGTGGTGAGCTAATTTGACCAATCAATATCACTAGCATTTTTGGctgatgaataaaaaaaaattgatggttATAAACTATGAGAAATATACACGATTCTCAACTTAGCCATAAAAACAGCTTAGTTAGTACGCGTTTTAAGATTCAATAACCTCATTCTTTTAATAGAGTCATCagttctaaatatattttattaataacctCGTCAAAACCTATACTTAGTATGCATATCACTTTGATTCTCTCATTTGCAACAGTGAGTCTGCACCATTGGACCTCTCACTACGCCGTTCGCCTCCCTCTTATGTCAGCCTGCAACGACAGCGAGTTCACTCGGCCTCCTCCTATGCAGACCACGATCAGCAACGTATGGATATGGAAACTTTGTTGGAGGCAAGTAAGGAGAACTTGTCAATGGATGAAAGTGGCACAGTGACACCCGAACAGATTGTATGCGCGCCCTCATTACCAAACAGTCCGTCGATGAGTCCATCGCCAAAACGACGTGCAATAAGTCCACGAAGTTCCGGTGCCGGTAGCACATCTTCAATGTCACCACCAGTAAATGTTTCGACTGCATCGCTGGTGGCAGCTGCCGCCGCCAGCAACATGCTTGATCTACCACTGCGTTCAATGTTACCCGCCGATCTAGCGCTGAAACTCTCCGAAACCAATATCATGAATCCATTGCTAGCCAAACAAAACTTCGAACTCGCTTTAAAGCTCTcggcggctgctgct
Coding sequences within it:
- the LOC126753891 gene encoding zinc finger protein ush — translated: MSRRKQLNPKPLNKGDCSETTDEMTADSRDSKDLSPADLTDDQQHSAREDHRLEETDIEMEEDTDTRENDNRILAINPHRISPIRREESTPSRPPSVAISNGSNSLDAFHNVNDHIVHKIELNIEREKLRDLNEISIESTSINSNDIRPASSSPHKDELAGNETPPMSSPTSVLPKLRLNALLASDPALKPDAKDLKVLHEETQTKNRLAQLPPPPALTKHEDMDTLMSAPVVNVVEPVLKTSSVGASSSPAATADIPPRLKLFMCLPCGIHFSSPSTLEAHQAYYCSHRNKDMESDGASLSTAITEKTGTLNANTPNASSGTINIGAGNNGSEHVAKAIKTGKQYACTQCSYSADKKVSLNRHMRMHQTSPAHSSTAPPSNGAATLDEGGSSQQTDRYCSDCDIRFNNVKTYRAHKLHYCSSRRNEGQLTPKLEVSTANVIKPPVGAAAISPQTRTKTPTPAMVAAAAAAAAAAAASLQASPPQPFLALPTNPILIIPCSLIRAASWIPGPLSSASASISNPDTTCYMLDNGNLKPLATALNMGGLNANTAANNNSAAASANIPQMPTVETPPVRQPSQPNSDVLPVEKNTGRSSDRSETSTPKRKDGARESAPLDLSLRRSPPSYVSLQRQRVHSASSYADHDQQRMDMETLLEASKENLSMDESGTVTPEQIVCAPSLPNSPSMSPSPKRRAISPRSSGAGSTSSMSPPVNVSTASLVAAAAASNMLDLPLRSMLPADLALKLSETNIMNPLLAKQNFELALKLSAAAAAAVNNSTPANVGNGSTHAELAAAAVAAATSKSSLLGMPVLSNPSSAGNSGNVGGGSNAAVQPQIYVKQGVSKCKECNIVFCKYENYLAHKQHYCSARNQEVGEGEAKVVNTSPLGVGAAASVETTPVAYQQLICAACGIKYTSLDNLRAHQNYYCPKGGGTAGSAVVAAAAATAETGQLPLTKEKCGKCKTIHEIGLPCPPPPALQQTQSSAQHIAATSTLSAPNQNMYKCPVCDVVSLTATESRKHIETHGTVKAFRCSICRYKGNTLRGMRTHIRMHFDKKATDLNEEHYMSCILEDEGLEIPSIASTLNQEQLAQQIAAMQQQQHQLQLQAQQQQQQQQQQQQIFNCDLCNYSSSYKGNVLRHMKLVHPHINIHSPSISPEANDLETADVAGLNGESANFTIKSEPMDQAPNVSLTNAARLQDNNNTTILAATLTAPPPLNSLGAEQMPHIKTEPLDIGGDSQPATTPLPALSSPAIGPPPPLNAATDDNTTVAANQKYCQTCDISFNYMKTYVAHKQYYCKNKLRRPEASESPSPNAGLMPMSVASPNSLLLLQKNKENLQQEAAI